A stretch of the Porifericola rhodea genome encodes the following:
- a CDS encoding RagB/SusD family nutrient uptake outer membrane protein: MKYISKIFTLMLVGTLLYSCDDFLEEEPRDEISLDQFFEEPAQAENAVNALYAIGAPQMWSAGGVYDGKRGMYGQYLSGFFDNEYKGQEPHIQFAQQLTLNGINIDGFSNSIWSDLYLAISRANSAIKYIPDTPGLSEADANRLMAEARFFRGFAYFQLVRLYGEVPLIEEPYEALEDLYIAKSPIADIYALIESDLTFAVNEGGLSSSAMVNNNYRITEGAAAAVLADVYLTMSGEPLNQDRYADAAAMARRVINSGTYSLAQHDVVEGEVDLENSAYNKIRRDEALAQEYIYLIEHEVGISTSTYPQYAYPVAYASEVKYAITNGAYQPVDEFMWGYDAENDLRAQNKQYFHTTFVHSEDSISTFPPTPYIWHEDDALFQTATSGKDTRAYSYSEVLLIAAEAIAQSEGVTAEAISYLAKVRSRAYWKQDEADIEAALNGLSQQAFVEEVWTERYRELVFDFKLWFDMIRTRKYPLTSEDGNGEIEYVNLVGQENTWGQTFQAKHLLLPLPQREIQRNPKLEQNDGYTE; this comes from the coding sequence ATGAAATATATATCTAAAATTTTCACGCTGATGCTCGTGGGAACTCTTCTCTACTCCTGCGATGATTTCTTGGAAGAAGAACCCAGGGACGAAATTAGCTTAGATCAGTTTTTTGAAGAACCAGCACAGGCTGAAAATGCAGTGAATGCGCTATATGCTATCGGTGCCCCTCAAATGTGGAGTGCTGGTGGTGTTTATGACGGTAAACGAGGAATGTATGGTCAGTACTTATCCGGCTTTTTTGATAACGAATACAAAGGTCAGGAGCCTCATATTCAGTTTGCGCAGCAGCTTACCTTAAATGGTATTAATATAGATGGATTTTCTAACAGCATCTGGTCAGATTTGTACTTAGCAATTTCCAGAGCAAATAGTGCAATCAAATATATCCCTGATACTCCAGGCCTATCAGAAGCTGATGCCAATCGTCTTATGGCTGAGGCGAGATTCTTCCGTGGCTTTGCTTACTTTCAATTAGTGCGTCTGTATGGCGAAGTGCCTTTGATAGAAGAGCCTTATGAAGCATTAGAAGATCTGTACATAGCGAAAAGTCCTATTGCTGATATCTATGCTCTGATAGAAAGCGATCTAACTTTTGCAGTAAATGAAGGAGGCCTTTCTTCAAGTGCAATGGTTAACAATAACTACCGCATTACAGAAGGTGCAGCCGCAGCCGTATTGGCCGATGTTTACCTGACTATGAGTGGTGAGCCTTTAAATCAGGATCGTTATGCAGATGCAGCAGCTATGGCGCGTAGAGTGATCAATAGTGGTACGTACAGCCTGGCGCAACACGATGTAGTAGAAGGAGAAGTTGACCTGGAAAACTCTGCTTACAATAAAATACGTCGCGACGAAGCGCTGGCACAAGAGTATATTTACCTGATTGAGCACGAGGTAGGAATCTCTACATCTACTTACCCCCAGTATGCATACCCTGTAGCCTACGCTTCTGAAGTTAAGTATGCGATCACGAATGGTGCATACCAGCCGGTAGATGAATTTATGTGGGGATACGATGCTGAAAATGACCTTAGAGCTCAGAATAAGCAGTACTTCCATACTACATTTGTACATAGCGAAGATAGTATATCTACTTTTCCTCCTACGCCATATATCTGGCATGAGGATGATGCGCTATTCCAGACTGCTACTTCTGGCAAAGATACCAGAGCTTATAGTTACTCCGAAGTACTTTTGATAGCTGCCGAAGCTATTGCACAGTCTGAAGGTGTTACTGCCGAAGCTATTTCTTATTTAGCAAAAGTGCGTAGCAGAGCTTACTGGAAGCAGGATGAAGCTGATATTGAAGCTGCTCTTAACGGACTTTCTCAGCAAGCTTTTGTAGAAGAAGTTTGGACAGAGCGTTATCGTGAGCTGGTTTTTGACTTCAAACTTTGGTTTGATATGATAAGAACCCGCAAATATCCATTAACCTCAGAAGACGGTAATGGAGAAATAGAATATGTAAACCTTGTAGGGCAGGAAAATACCTGGGGACAGACTTTCCAGGCGAAACATCTCTTGTTGCCTCTCCCTCAAAGAGAGATTCAGAGAAATCCTAAACTCGAGCAAAACGATGGATACACTGAATAA
- a CDS encoding GH92 family glycosyl hydrolase — protein sequence MKNTLLLCMLLFYTWADLALAQTVEKSQPLDYVNTLMGTDSEFKLSNGNTYPAIALPWGMNFWTPQTSSMGDGWGYKYDDYKIRGIKQTHQPSPWINDYAAFALMAMTGQPIFDEEQRGSWFSHKAETAKPHYYSVYMADYDITVEVTPTDRAAVFRFTFPESDTSYILLDAFNKGSMVSIDQNANTITGYCRNNSGGVPDNFHNYFVAEFDKDFSLTHTWQDSSMQMGNTRAEGNHSGAFVGFPTSKGEVVTVKVASSFISPEQAALNLQREVGDADFDTILSRAEQSWNKKLGRIEVEGGSPDQKEIFYSCLYRVLLFPRKFYEYNAQNEIVHYSPYNGEVLPGYMFTDNGFWDTFRAVFPFFTLMYPEFNSQVMQGLVNTYKESGWLPEWASPGHRGSMIGSNSAVNIADSYLKGIRGYDIETLYEAMIKNTKSVGPIHSVGRYGAEYYNELGYVPYNVGINENAARTLEYAFADFNIAELAKALGKPKKKVKLYEKRAQNYRNLFDKETGLMRGKNEDGSFQTPFNPFKWGDAFTEGNSWHYSWSVFQDIEGLSQLIGGHKAFANKLDSVFILPPVFDDSYYGFPIHEIREMQIVNMGQYAHGNQPIQHMVYLYNYVGEPWKTQYHVRNVMDKLYTPQPDGYCGDEDNGQTSAWYVFSAMGFYPVTPGTQQYVIGSPIFETVKLHLPNDKTFVIEAEGNGKDAYYIQKASLNGTSFDRNYIEHDEILDGGTLKFEMGENPEKSRGTQAESFPYSMTKIK from the coding sequence ATGAAAAATACACTCTTATTATGCATGCTGCTCTTCTATACGTGGGCAGACCTGGCTTTGGCGCAGACTGTTGAGAAGTCGCAGCCGTTAGATTACGTAAATACCCTAATGGGTACAGACTCAGAGTTTAAGCTATCCAACGGAAATACCTATCCGGCAATAGCCTTACCCTGGGGTATGAATTTCTGGACACCACAAACCAGCAGTATGGGTGATGGTTGGGGGTATAAATACGATGACTATAAAATACGTGGCATTAAACAGACGCATCAGCCCAGCCCCTGGATCAACGATTATGCGGCTTTTGCCTTAATGGCCATGACCGGGCAACCCATATTTGATGAAGAGCAACGTGGTAGTTGGTTTTCTCATAAAGCAGAGACGGCTAAGCCTCATTACTATAGCGTTTATATGGCAGACTACGATATTACTGTAGAAGTTACCCCTACCGACAGGGCAGCAGTATTCCGCTTTACTTTTCCTGAGAGTGATACTTCTTATATTTTGCTGGATGCGTTTAACAAAGGGTCTATGGTAAGTATAGACCAGAACGCGAATACCATTACAGGCTATTGTCGTAATAACTCTGGCGGTGTACCCGATAACTTCCACAATTATTTTGTGGCAGAGTTTGATAAAGATTTTTCGCTCACCCACACCTGGCAGGATAGCAGTATGCAGATGGGGAATACACGTGCCGAGGGTAACCACAGTGGAGCTTTTGTAGGCTTCCCTACAAGCAAGGGAGAAGTGGTAACAGTAAAGGTAGCTTCTTCTTTTATTAGTCCTGAGCAGGCAGCGCTCAATCTGCAACGTGAAGTAGGTGATGCTGATTTCGATACCATTCTAAGCCGTGCTGAACAAAGTTGGAACAAAAAACTGGGCCGTATAGAAGTAGAAGGGGGTAGCCCGGACCAGAAAGAAATTTTCTATTCTTGTTTGTATAGAGTGTTGTTGTTCCCCCGCAAGTTTTATGAATATAATGCTCAAAACGAAATTGTACACTATAGCCCTTACAACGGAGAAGTGCTACCGGGCTATATGTTTACCGACAATGGCTTCTGGGATACCTTCCGAGCAGTGTTCCCTTTCTTTACGCTCATGTATCCGGAGTTCAATAGTCAGGTGATGCAAGGACTGGTAAACACTTACAAAGAAAGCGGTTGGTTGCCAGAGTGGGCTAGCCCCGGACATAGAGGCAGCATGATAGGTTCAAATTCTGCAGTCAATATTGCGGACTCTTACCTTAAAGGCATTCGTGGCTACGATATAGAGACGCTTTATGAAGCTATGATAAAAAACACTAAAAGTGTAGGTCCTATCCACTCGGTTGGACGTTATGGCGCAGAGTACTACAATGAGTTGGGCTATGTGCCCTATAATGTGGGTATCAATGAAAATGCTGCTCGCACATTAGAGTATGCTTTTGCAGATTTTAATATCGCAGAGCTGGCAAAAGCCCTGGGCAAGCCTAAGAAAAAAGTTAAGCTGTACGAAAAGCGTGCTCAGAACTACCGCAATCTCTTTGACAAAGAGACGGGGCTTATGCGTGGTAAAAACGAAGATGGTAGTTTTCAGACTCCTTTTAACCCTTTTAAATGGGGAGATGCATTTACTGAAGGTAACAGCTGGCATTACAGCTGGTCAGTATTTCAGGATATAGAAGGACTTAGCCAGCTTATAGGTGGTCATAAGGCTTTTGCTAACAAACTGGATTCCGTATTCATTCTTCCTCCTGTATTTGACGATTCCTACTATGGCTTTCCTATTCATGAGATCCGAGAAATGCAAATCGTAAACATGGGGCAGTATGCGCATGGCAACCAGCCTATTCAGCATATGGTTTACCTATATAACTATGTTGGTGAGCCCTGGAAAACGCAGTATCATGTGCGAAACGTAATGGATAAACTATATACACCACAGCCAGACGGTTACTGTGGAGATGAAGATAATGGACAGACCTCTGCCTGGTATGTTTTCTCCGCTATGGGCTTTTATCCCGTAACTCCCGGAACGCAGCAGTATGTTATTGGTAGCCCTATATTTGAAACGGTAAAACTTCATTTACCTAATGATAAAACTTTTGTGATTGAAGCAGAGGGTAACGGCAAGGATGCCTATTACATTCAGAAGGCTAGTTTAAACGGAACATCATTTGACCGAAATTACATTGAGCATGATGAAATTCTAGATGGAGGTACACTTAAGTTTGAGATGGGAGAAAACCCGGAGAAAAGTCGTGGTACTCAGGCCGAATCATTTCCATATTCAATGACCAAAATAAAATAA